A window of Drosophila sulfurigaster albostrigata strain 15112-1811.04 chromosome X, ASM2355843v2, whole genome shotgun sequence genomic DNA:
GTCAAATAATTTGtcgatttatttaatttaattgattttctttgCAATGCATTCAACGATTGAGATTCAATTCGATCTCGTTTTCCTGCAAATGGCGATAGCCATGTTTATCAATGACGCACATATCGAAATCGCAAGCATCGAGTTTGCAAGGATCGCAGGCCAACTTGAGGGCCTCGATGGCCAAACAGATGCCATGCCAAAGGATCAACGATGGCGTATGCAATGTCTGCAGAATCACATTCGATAGATCCGTATTGCTGCCAACGGCCAAAGTTGTGTGAGCAACAGTTTGTCCCTTGTCATCCACCAGATACATTTTGCCCTCATCATCTGCAAAGCCAACGAAGAGAGCTTTGAACTCTGATTGGGGTGGAACTTCTTTAATCTTCGCAGCCACATTGAAGACAATCTCATCCAGTTCCATGTCCGGCTGCAGCTTCAGTCCGGCGCCACATAGAAAGCTATCGAAGTGACCCGTGTACGCCAAAACAATTTGATCGGTGACGGGCACAACTTTCGAATTGGATATGGATTCGAtgccattaaatttattgcagcTAGCAATCACAACGCCATCGCTGGTCACAATGCCCACGCAGGGTAATTCAAGATTTGCAtctgcaattgaattttatttatttatttatcactCAGCTCTCTATTTGAATCTCAACTCACCCGAAGTgacgccagcagcagctgatttattttcttcggAAATATTTTCGTCACTCATTTTGAACAATTTGTGAattagaaaattgaaataaacgCGTCGACGGTGAAATGCCAACTAACTGACTGTAAATTGTTGTCGAGTATAGCACTTTACTCACATTTCCATGGCCTACTACGTTTGACATTCATTTGGTTGTTTGAGAACTCAGGCTTTGTATCCTTAGCTATGTCTGGTCATACTTCTCTtcccgctctctctgtctctctctcgctttaaGTGAGACAGACAAGTAATAAGTTAGTCGAATGTGGTTGACTCATTcccaaaacaaagcaaaacagttaAGTGTACTAAATGTacataccgaaaaaatactaa
This region includes:
- the LOC133847989 gene encoding uncharacterized protein LOC133847989, whose product is MSDENISEENKSAAAGVTSDANLELPCVGIVTSDGVVIASCNKFNGIESISNSKVVPVTDQIVLAYTGHFDSFLCGAGLKLQPDMELDEIVFNVAAKIKEVPPQSEFKALFVGFADDEGKMYLVDDKGQTVAHTTLAVGSNTDLSNVILQTLHTPSLILWHGICLAIEALKLACDPCKLDACDFDMCVIDKHGYRHLQENEIELNLNR